Below is a window of Paremcibacter congregatus DNA.
GGATGAGCGCCATATTCGGACAGGACATGCTCGACGATCCCGCCCAGGAAGATGGATACCGTGAACTGCTCGGCCTTAAAGGACACAAACCATTTGAGTGTGTTGGCGAGATCGGGGAATGCCGTCGGCTTCTGAAAAGCCTGGCGCTGATCCCGGAATGGCGGACATGTTATCTGATTGATAAACTCAGCCGAGACATTCCCGAGCCGGGACAACCGCTGGACGATTTACGTCAAGCCGCCCTGCGCAAATATCCCGACCATAACCTGCCCGCCGATTATGAAAGACTGCTGGATGACTTTATCGGATCTTGAAACGCGGCGCGTCGCCATCTGGGGACTGGGCAAGGAAGGCTGGGCCAGTTATGATTTTCTGCGCCGTCATTTCCCCCGGAAAGAAATCACTCTGATCAACCAAACCCTGCCGGACACATTACCCGATGATCCACACACCCTGTTTTTGCTGGAACAGGACATGCCCGCCGCCCTGAATGATCTGGATCTGGTGATCAAGGCACCGGGCATCAGCCTTTACCGCCCTCTGGTTCAAACCCTGCAGCAGCAAAAAATCAGCATTACCTCTGCAACCAACATCTGGTTCTCGCTACCACGCCCCGAAGGCAGCACCACCATTGCCATCACCGGAAGCAACGGTAAAAGCACCACCAGCGCCCTTCTCGCCCATATTTTACGGCAAATGGGCCATAAAACAGCACTCGGCGGCAATATCGGCACCCCCTTGCTCAGCCTGACAGACGACGCCGATTATTATGTCATTGAGCTCAGCAGTTATCAGACGGCGGACCTGTATCATGCACCCGATATCGCGGTGCTGCTCAATCTCTATCCGGAACATATTCAATGGCACCTAAATCACGCACAATATTATGCCGATAAATGCCATTTGATCTCCACCGGAGTTGACACTGTTATTCTCAATCAAAACGACACGCTCACGCGACAGAATATTAAGGCGGTCCCGCCGGGCACCTTATGGTTCAATTCGCCGGACGCGTTGCATGCTCGCGGTCATGACATTTATAATGGGTCTGACAAAATTGGCGACGCCAGTCGCCTGCGCCTGCCTGGCGAACACAACAGGCAGAACCTTTGTGCCGCCCTCACCATTTGCGCCGCCCTTGGGCTCGAGCTTGAGGCCTGTTTTGAACAGGCGGTCACTTTCGGAGGGTTACCCCATCGACTGCAGCATCTCGGGGAGAGAGAGGGGATCAGCTATGTCAACGACAGCATTTCAACCACGCCGGAAGCCACCCTGGCCGCCCTGAACAGTTTTCCCGGCCGCCAGATCACCCTGATCGCCGGCGGTCAGGACCGTCAACAGGACTTTACCGCCTTCAGCGAATTTATGACCAGCCATAAAGAAATCAGCCTCATCGCCGCCTATGAAACCGGCGACCGGATGCGGCAACACCTGCCTGGGAGACAAGCAGCACTGGTCGAGGATCTCGCCGCAGCCGTTGCCCTGGCCCGTGAAATCACCCCCCCTGGTGGCGTGATTCTGCTCAGTCCCGCCGCCCCCAGTTATGATGCTTTCCGCAATTTCGAACATCGTGGGGACGAATTCCAAGCCCTGTGCCAGATCCCATAAACAGTTTGTTAACACCATAAGCGTACCCTTATATGAACCATTGCGATCCATGCCGTGGAAAATGATATCGTGATTTTATGTGACTGGGGGGCAGTATAGTGGGCCAGTATAGTGAGTTTTACGAGAGCATTTACGCCAATTGCATTAACAGTTTTCATCGCCCTCTCGGTGATTATCGGCAGCCTGTCAACGTCCTATTACATCTCCGAACATACAGAAAGTGACCTGACCCATCATGTGGTCGCCGCTTATATCAAGAATTCACGGAATACATTACGTTCGCTTGTGCTGGATAATTCCTGGTGGAACCACGCCTTTCTCAACATCACCTACCGCCCCGACCCGGAATGGGTGGTGCAAAGCTACGCAACGTCGGACTTGTTGAATGATCCCATTCACGGCATCGTCATTCTGCAAAACGACGGCGCGATCAAATATCAATTCACCCGCGACAATAAGGAGGAATACGCTTTTTCTCAGACGTTTTTTCTGGAACATTTCGCGACGTTGAAACAGAAAGCCCTGGCTTTCCCGGAAAACAGGCCAGAACCGGTTTTCTTCAATGGCGTTTCCGACGGTTCCCCGACCCTTTTCGCCATGAGCCCAATCACATACTTCCAATGGGACACCAGACCAGAATTTCCCGCCAACAAAAGAGATTTTCTTGTCTTCTACTATATTCTGACACCGGATGAATTGGCCCAAAAAGGCGAAGATCTGGGCATTGCAAGCCTCCATGCGTCCCAGACACCAACGTCAAATTCCATTCCGATTCGCGATGCCGATGGGCGCATTCTTTCGCATATCACCTGGTCCTTGATGGCCAAAGCTTCCAATTATCTGTCCCTGACCCTTTTGATCAGTATCATGATGTTCGGTCTTCTGCTGATCGGAGGGTATATTTCCTTCACCCGAATTTCAGAATTGATCCACCAGACGGAAACCGCGAAGGCCGTTGCCGAGAAAGGCCATTCCATCAAAACCAATTTTCTCGCGACCATGTCTCATGAACTGCGCACGCCATTGAATTCCATTATCGGT
It encodes the following:
- the murD gene encoding UDP-N-acetylmuramoyl-L-alanine--D-glutamate ligase; protein product: MTLSDLETRRVAIWGLGKEGWASYDFLRRHFPRKEITLINQTLPDTLPDDPHTLFLLEQDMPAALNDLDLVIKAPGISLYRPLVQTLQQQKISITSATNIWFSLPRPEGSTTIAITGSNGKSTTSALLAHILRQMGHKTALGGNIGTPLLSLTDDADYYVIELSSYQTADLYHAPDIAVLLNLYPEHIQWHLNHAQYYADKCHLISTGVDTVILNQNDTLTRQNIKAVPPGTLWFNSPDALHARGHDIYNGSDKIGDASRLRLPGEHNRQNLCAALTICAALGLELEACFEQAVTFGGLPHRLQHLGEREGISYVNDSISTTPEATLAALNSFPGRQITLIAGGQDRQQDFTAFSEFMTSHKEISLIAAYETGDRMRQHLPGRQAALVEDLAAAVALAREITPPGGVILLSPAAPSYDAFRNFEHRGDEFQALCQIP
- a CDS encoding ATP-binding protein is translated as MSFTRAFTPIALTVFIALSVIIGSLSTSYYISEHTESDLTHHVVAAYIKNSRNTLRSLVLDNSWWNHAFLNITYRPDPEWVVQSYATSDLLNDPIHGIVILQNDGAIKYQFTRDNKEEYAFSQTFFLEHFATLKQKALAFPENRPEPVFFNGVSDGSPTLFAMSPITYFQWDTRPEFPANKRDFLVFYYILTPDELAQKGEDLGIASLHASQTPTSNSIPIRDADGRILSHITWSLMAKASNYLSLTLLISIMMFGLLLIGGYISFTRISELIHQTETAKAVAEKGHSIKTNFLATMSHELRTPLNSIIGFSNILQSDTNKTLDETQKEYLHYIEKSGNHLLEIINEILDLSKIEAGKYELYESEVEIHRIIHEAAIYISSAASDKNITIIKEFPDTHYELMGDEKVIKQLLLNLLSNAVKFTPENGEITIGYHLGPRQNIQIFVQDNGIGISAEKLAIITEPYLQDQDHKTRSHGGTGLGLTISKAFIELHQGEMTIESALNHGTKVLLTFPSVRLLPHHL